One Myotis daubentonii chromosome 3, mMyoDau2.1, whole genome shotgun sequence genomic window carries:
- the KCNQ4 gene encoding potassium voltage-gated channel subfamily KQT member 4 isoform X2, with product MLRGWTSPLKCHGRFLLVFTCLVLSVLSTIQEHQELANECLLILEFVMIVVFGLEYIIRVWSAGCCCRYRGWQGRFRFARKPFCVIDFIVFVASVAVIAAGTQGNIFATSALRSMRFLQILRMVRMDRRGGTWKLLGSVVMAHSKELITAWYIGFLVLIFASFLVYLAEKDANSDFSSYADSLWWGTITLTTIGYGDKTPHTWLGRVLAAGFALLGISFFALPAGILGSGFALKVQEQHRQKHFEKRRMPAANLIQAAWRLYSTDRNRAYLTATWYYYDSILPSFSQMFSNKRSFFRIHASWRPSSRMGIKDRIRIGSSQRRTGPSKQHLAPPSMATSPSSEQVGEATSPTKVQKSWSFNDRTRFRASLRLKPRSSAEEGPSEEVAEEKSYQCELTVDDVMPAVKTVIRSVRILKFLVAKRKFKETLRPYDVKDVIEQYSAGHLDMLGRIKSLQTRVDQIVGRCPGDRKAREKGDKGPSDTEAADEISMMGRVVKVEKQVQSIEHKLDLLLGFYSRCLRSGTSASLGTVQAPLLDPDITSDYHSPVDHEDISVSAQTLSISRSVSTNMD from the exons ATTTTTGCTGGTGTTCACCTGCCTGGTGTTGTCCGTGCTGTCCACTATCCAGGAGCACCAGGAACTTGCCAATGAGTGTCTCCTCATCTTG GAATTTGTGATGATCGTGGTGTTTGGCCTGGAGTACATCATCCGTGTCTGGTCCGCCGGATGCTGCTGCCGCTACCGAGGATGGCAGGGCCGCTTCCGCTTTGCCAGAAAACCCTTCTGTGTCATAG ACTTCATCGTGTTCGTGGCCTCGGTGGCCGTCATCGCCGCGGGCACGCAGGGCAACATCTTCGCCACGTCTGCGCTGCGCAGCATGCGCTTCCTGCAGATCCTGCGCATGGTGCGCATGGACCGCCGCGGCGGCACCTGGAAGCTGCTGGGCTCCGTGGTCATGGCGCACAGCAAG GAGCTGATCACCGCCTGGTACATCGGGTTCCTGGTGCTCATCTTCGCCTCCTTCCTGGTCTATCTGGCCGAGAAGGACGCCAACTCCGACTTCTCCTCCTACGCTGACTCGCTTTGGTGGGGAACG ATTACCCTGACAACCATCGGCTATGGTGACAAGACGCCGCACACGTGGCTGGGCAGGGTCCTGGCTGCCGGCTTCGCCTTACTAGGCATCTCCTTCTTTGCCTTGCCTGCC GGCATCCTCGGCTCTGGCTTCGCCCTGAAGGTGCAGGAGCAGCACCGGCAGAAGCACTTTGAGAAGCGGAGGATGCCAGCAGCCAACCTCATTCAG GCTGCATGGCGCCTATACTCCACCGACAGGAACCGGGCTTACCTGACGGCCACCTGGTACTACTATGACAGTATCCTCCCATCCTTCAG CCAGATGTTTAGTAATAAACGGAGTTTCTTTCGGATCCACGCCAGCTGGAGACCGAG TAGCCGAATGGGCATCAAAGACCGCATCCGCATAGGCAGCTCCCAGCGGCGGACAGGCCCCTCCAAGCAGCACCTGGCACCGCCGTCAATGGCCACCTCCCcaagcagcgagcaggtgggtgagGCTACCAGCCCCACCAAGGTCCAGAAGAGCTGGAGCTTCAATGACCGCACCCGCTTCCGGGCCTCTCTGAGACTCAAACCCCGCTCTTCTGCTGAGG AGGGCCCCTCCGAGGAAGTGGCAGAGGAGAAGAGCTACCAGTGCGAGCTCACGGTGGATGACGTCATGCCTGCGGTGAAGACGGTCATCCGCTCTGTCAG gaTCCTCAAGTTCCTGGTGGCCAAAAGGAAATTCAAGGAGACGCTGCGACCGTACGACGTGAAGGACGTCATAGAGCAGTACTCGGCAGGGCACCTGGACATGCTGGGTCGGATCAAGAGCCTGCAGACCCG GGTGGACCAGATTGTGGGCAGGTGCCCCGGGGACCGAAAGGCCCGGGAGAAGGGCGACAAGGGGCCCTCGGACACGGAGGCGGCGGATGAAATTAGTATGATGGGCCGCGTGGTCAAGGTGGAGAAGCAG gtgcAGTCCATCGAACACAAGCTGGACCTGCTTTTGGGCTTCTACTCGAGGTGCCTGCGCTCGGGcacctctgccagcctgggcACCGTGCAAGCGCCGCTGCTAGACCCCGACATCACCTCGGACTACCACAGCCCCGTGGACCACGAGGACATCTCCGTCTCCGCCCAGACGCTCAGCATCTCCCGCTCGGTCAGCACCAACATGGACTGA
- the KCNQ4 gene encoding potassium voltage-gated channel subfamily KQT member 4 isoform X4 — protein MLRGWTSPLKCHGRFLLVFTCLVLSVLSTIQEHQELANECLLILEFVMIVVFGLEYIIRVWSAGCCCRYRGWQGRFRFARKPFCVIDFIVFVASVAVIAAGTQGNIFATSALRSMRFLQILRMVRMDRRGGTWKLLGSVVMAHSKELITAWYIGFLVLIFASFLVYLAEKDANSDFSSYADSLWWGTITLTTIGYGDKTPHTWLGRVLAAGFALLGISFFALPAGILGSGFALKVQEQHRQKHFEKRRMPAANLIQAAWRLYSTDRNRAYLTATWYYYDSILPSFSWREEEAAGHRCLRLSSRMGIKDRIRIGSSQRRTGPSKQHLAPPSMATSPSSEQVGEATSPTKVQKSWSFNDRTRFRASLRLKPRSSAEEGPSEEVAEEKSYQCELTVDDVMPAVKTVIRSVRILKFLVAKRKFKETLRPYDVKDVIEQYSAGHLDMLGRIKSLQTRVDQIVGRCPGDRKAREKGDKGPSDTEAADEISMMGRVVKVEKQVQSIEHKLDLLLGFYSRCLRSGTSASLGTVQAPLLDPDITSDYHSPVDHEDISVSAQTLSISRSVSTNMD, from the exons ATTTTTGCTGGTGTTCACCTGCCTGGTGTTGTCCGTGCTGTCCACTATCCAGGAGCACCAGGAACTTGCCAATGAGTGTCTCCTCATCTTG GAATTTGTGATGATCGTGGTGTTTGGCCTGGAGTACATCATCCGTGTCTGGTCCGCCGGATGCTGCTGCCGCTACCGAGGATGGCAGGGCCGCTTCCGCTTTGCCAGAAAACCCTTCTGTGTCATAG ACTTCATCGTGTTCGTGGCCTCGGTGGCCGTCATCGCCGCGGGCACGCAGGGCAACATCTTCGCCACGTCTGCGCTGCGCAGCATGCGCTTCCTGCAGATCCTGCGCATGGTGCGCATGGACCGCCGCGGCGGCACCTGGAAGCTGCTGGGCTCCGTGGTCATGGCGCACAGCAAG GAGCTGATCACCGCCTGGTACATCGGGTTCCTGGTGCTCATCTTCGCCTCCTTCCTGGTCTATCTGGCCGAGAAGGACGCCAACTCCGACTTCTCCTCCTACGCTGACTCGCTTTGGTGGGGAACG ATTACCCTGACAACCATCGGCTATGGTGACAAGACGCCGCACACGTGGCTGGGCAGGGTCCTGGCTGCCGGCTTCGCCTTACTAGGCATCTCCTTCTTTGCCTTGCCTGCC GGCATCCTCGGCTCTGGCTTCGCCCTGAAGGTGCAGGAGCAGCACCGGCAGAAGCACTTTGAGAAGCGGAGGATGCCAGCAGCCAACCTCATTCAG GCTGCATGGCGCCTATACTCCACCGACAGGAACCGGGCTTACCTGACGGCCACCTGGTACTACTATGACAGTATCCTCCCATCCTTCAG ctggagagaggaggaggctgcTGGCCACAGGTGCTTACGGCTCAG TAGCCGAATGGGCATCAAAGACCGCATCCGCATAGGCAGCTCCCAGCGGCGGACAGGCCCCTCCAAGCAGCACCTGGCACCGCCGTCAATGGCCACCTCCCcaagcagcgagcaggtgggtgagGCTACCAGCCCCACCAAGGTCCAGAAGAGCTGGAGCTTCAATGACCGCACCCGCTTCCGGGCCTCTCTGAGACTCAAACCCCGCTCTTCTGCTGAGG AGGGCCCCTCCGAGGAAGTGGCAGAGGAGAAGAGCTACCAGTGCGAGCTCACGGTGGATGACGTCATGCCTGCGGTGAAGACGGTCATCCGCTCTGTCAG gaTCCTCAAGTTCCTGGTGGCCAAAAGGAAATTCAAGGAGACGCTGCGACCGTACGACGTGAAGGACGTCATAGAGCAGTACTCGGCAGGGCACCTGGACATGCTGGGTCGGATCAAGAGCCTGCAGACCCG GGTGGACCAGATTGTGGGCAGGTGCCCCGGGGACCGAAAGGCCCGGGAGAAGGGCGACAAGGGGCCCTCGGACACGGAGGCGGCGGATGAAATTAGTATGATGGGCCGCGTGGTCAAGGTGGAGAAGCAG gtgcAGTCCATCGAACACAAGCTGGACCTGCTTTTGGGCTTCTACTCGAGGTGCCTGCGCTCGGGcacctctgccagcctgggcACCGTGCAAGCGCCGCTGCTAGACCCCGACATCACCTCGGACTACCACAGCCCCGTGGACCACGAGGACATCTCCGTCTCCGCCCAGACGCTCAGCATCTCCCGCTCGGTCAGCACCAACATGGACTGA
- the KCNQ4 gene encoding potassium voltage-gated channel subfamily KQT member 4 isoform X3: MLRGWTSPLKCHGRFLLVFTCLVLSVLSTIQEHQELANECLLILEFVMIVVFGLEYIIRVWSAGCCCRYRGWQGRFRFARKPFCVIDFIVFVASVAVIAAGTQGNIFATSALRSMRFLQILRMVRMDRRGGTWKLLGSVVMAHSKELITAWYIGFLVLIFASFLVYLAEKDANSDFSSYADSLWWGTGILGSGFALKVQEQHRQKHFEKRRMPAANLIQAAWRLYSTDRNRAYLTATWYYYDSILPSFRELALLFEHVQRARNGGLRPLEVRRAPVPDGAPSRYPPVATCHRPGSTSFCPGESSRMGIKDRIRIGSSQRRTGPSKQHLAPPSMATSPSSEQVGEATSPTKVQKSWSFNDRTRFRASLRLKPRSSAEEGPSEEVAEEKSYQCELTVDDVMPAVKTVIRSVRILKFLVAKRKFKETLRPYDVKDVIEQYSAGHLDMLGRIKSLQTRVDQIVGRCPGDRKAREKGDKGPSDTEAADEISMMGRVVKVEKQVQSIEHKLDLLLGFYSRCLRSGTSASLGTVQAPLLDPDITSDYHSPVDHEDISVSAQTLSISRSVSTNMD; encoded by the exons ATTTTTGCTGGTGTTCACCTGCCTGGTGTTGTCCGTGCTGTCCACTATCCAGGAGCACCAGGAACTTGCCAATGAGTGTCTCCTCATCTTG GAATTTGTGATGATCGTGGTGTTTGGCCTGGAGTACATCATCCGTGTCTGGTCCGCCGGATGCTGCTGCCGCTACCGAGGATGGCAGGGCCGCTTCCGCTTTGCCAGAAAACCCTTCTGTGTCATAG ACTTCATCGTGTTCGTGGCCTCGGTGGCCGTCATCGCCGCGGGCACGCAGGGCAACATCTTCGCCACGTCTGCGCTGCGCAGCATGCGCTTCCTGCAGATCCTGCGCATGGTGCGCATGGACCGCCGCGGCGGCACCTGGAAGCTGCTGGGCTCCGTGGTCATGGCGCACAGCAAG GAGCTGATCACCGCCTGGTACATCGGGTTCCTGGTGCTCATCTTCGCCTCCTTCCTGGTCTATCTGGCCGAGAAGGACGCCAACTCCGACTTCTCCTCCTACGCTGACTCGCTTTGGTGGGGAACG GGCATCCTCGGCTCTGGCTTCGCCCTGAAGGTGCAGGAGCAGCACCGGCAGAAGCACTTTGAGAAGCGGAGGATGCCAGCAGCCAACCTCATTCAG GCTGCATGGCGCCTATACTCCACCGACAGGAACCGGGCTTACCTGACGGCCACCTGGTACTACTATGACAGTATCCTCCCATCCTTCAG AGAGCTGGCCCTCTTGTTTGAGCACGTGCAACGGGCCCGCAATGGGGGCCTACGGCCCCTGGAGGTGCGGCGGGCGCCAGTACCCGACGGAGCGCCCTCCCGTTACCCGCCCGTTGCCACCTGCCACCGGCCGGGCAGCACCTCCTTCTGCCCTGGGGAAAG TAGCCGAATGGGCATCAAAGACCGCATCCGCATAGGCAGCTCCCAGCGGCGGACAGGCCCCTCCAAGCAGCACCTGGCACCGCCGTCAATGGCCACCTCCCcaagcagcgagcaggtgggtgagGCTACCAGCCCCACCAAGGTCCAGAAGAGCTGGAGCTTCAATGACCGCACCCGCTTCCGGGCCTCTCTGAGACTCAAACCCCGCTCTTCTGCTGAGG AGGGCCCCTCCGAGGAAGTGGCAGAGGAGAAGAGCTACCAGTGCGAGCTCACGGTGGATGACGTCATGCCTGCGGTGAAGACGGTCATCCGCTCTGTCAG gaTCCTCAAGTTCCTGGTGGCCAAAAGGAAATTCAAGGAGACGCTGCGACCGTACGACGTGAAGGACGTCATAGAGCAGTACTCGGCAGGGCACCTGGACATGCTGGGTCGGATCAAGAGCCTGCAGACCCG GGTGGACCAGATTGTGGGCAGGTGCCCCGGGGACCGAAAGGCCCGGGAGAAGGGCGACAAGGGGCCCTCGGACACGGAGGCGGCGGATGAAATTAGTATGATGGGCCGCGTGGTCAAGGTGGAGAAGCAG gtgcAGTCCATCGAACACAAGCTGGACCTGCTTTTGGGCTTCTACTCGAGGTGCCTGCGCTCGGGcacctctgccagcctgggcACCGTGCAAGCGCCGCTGCTAGACCCCGACATCACCTCGGACTACCACAGCCCCGTGGACCACGAGGACATCTCCGTCTCCGCCCAGACGCTCAGCATCTCCCGCTCGGTCAGCACCAACATGGACTGA
- the KCNQ4 gene encoding potassium voltage-gated channel subfamily KQT member 4 isoform X1 yields MLRGWTSPLKCHGRFLLVFTCLVLSVLSTIQEHQELANECLLILEFVMIVVFGLEYIIRVWSAGCCCRYRGWQGRFRFARKPFCVIDFIVFVASVAVIAAGTQGNIFATSALRSMRFLQILRMVRMDRRGGTWKLLGSVVMAHSKELITAWYIGFLVLIFASFLVYLAEKDANSDFSSYADSLWWGTITLTTIGYGDKTPHTWLGRVLAAGFALLGISFFALPAGILGSGFALKVQEQHRQKHFEKRRMPAANLIQAAWRLYSTDRNRAYLTATWYYYDSILPSFRELALLFEHVQRARNGGLRPLEVRRAPVPDGAPSRYPPVATCHRPGSTSFCPGESSRMGIKDRIRIGSSQRRTGPSKQHLAPPSMATSPSSEQVGEATSPTKVQKSWSFNDRTRFRASLRLKPRSSAEEGPSEEVAEEKSYQCELTVDDVMPAVKTVIRSVRILKFLVAKRKFKETLRPYDVKDVIEQYSAGHLDMLGRIKSLQTRVDQIVGRCPGDRKAREKGDKGPSDTEAADEISMMGRVVKVEKQVQSIEHKLDLLLGFYSRCLRSGTSASLGTVQAPLLDPDITSDYHSPVDHEDISVSAQTLSISRSVSTNMD; encoded by the exons ATTTTTGCTGGTGTTCACCTGCCTGGTGTTGTCCGTGCTGTCCACTATCCAGGAGCACCAGGAACTTGCCAATGAGTGTCTCCTCATCTTG GAATTTGTGATGATCGTGGTGTTTGGCCTGGAGTACATCATCCGTGTCTGGTCCGCCGGATGCTGCTGCCGCTACCGAGGATGGCAGGGCCGCTTCCGCTTTGCCAGAAAACCCTTCTGTGTCATAG ACTTCATCGTGTTCGTGGCCTCGGTGGCCGTCATCGCCGCGGGCACGCAGGGCAACATCTTCGCCACGTCTGCGCTGCGCAGCATGCGCTTCCTGCAGATCCTGCGCATGGTGCGCATGGACCGCCGCGGCGGCACCTGGAAGCTGCTGGGCTCCGTGGTCATGGCGCACAGCAAG GAGCTGATCACCGCCTGGTACATCGGGTTCCTGGTGCTCATCTTCGCCTCCTTCCTGGTCTATCTGGCCGAGAAGGACGCCAACTCCGACTTCTCCTCCTACGCTGACTCGCTTTGGTGGGGAACG ATTACCCTGACAACCATCGGCTATGGTGACAAGACGCCGCACACGTGGCTGGGCAGGGTCCTGGCTGCCGGCTTCGCCTTACTAGGCATCTCCTTCTTTGCCTTGCCTGCC GGCATCCTCGGCTCTGGCTTCGCCCTGAAGGTGCAGGAGCAGCACCGGCAGAAGCACTTTGAGAAGCGGAGGATGCCAGCAGCCAACCTCATTCAG GCTGCATGGCGCCTATACTCCACCGACAGGAACCGGGCTTACCTGACGGCCACCTGGTACTACTATGACAGTATCCTCCCATCCTTCAG AGAGCTGGCCCTCTTGTTTGAGCACGTGCAACGGGCCCGCAATGGGGGCCTACGGCCCCTGGAGGTGCGGCGGGCGCCAGTACCCGACGGAGCGCCCTCCCGTTACCCGCCCGTTGCCACCTGCCACCGGCCGGGCAGCACCTCCTTCTGCCCTGGGGAAAG TAGCCGAATGGGCATCAAAGACCGCATCCGCATAGGCAGCTCCCAGCGGCGGACAGGCCCCTCCAAGCAGCACCTGGCACCGCCGTCAATGGCCACCTCCCcaagcagcgagcaggtgggtgagGCTACCAGCCCCACCAAGGTCCAGAAGAGCTGGAGCTTCAATGACCGCACCCGCTTCCGGGCCTCTCTGAGACTCAAACCCCGCTCTTCTGCTGAGG AGGGCCCCTCCGAGGAAGTGGCAGAGGAGAAGAGCTACCAGTGCGAGCTCACGGTGGATGACGTCATGCCTGCGGTGAAGACGGTCATCCGCTCTGTCAG gaTCCTCAAGTTCCTGGTGGCCAAAAGGAAATTCAAGGAGACGCTGCGACCGTACGACGTGAAGGACGTCATAGAGCAGTACTCGGCAGGGCACCTGGACATGCTGGGTCGGATCAAGAGCCTGCAGACCCG GGTGGACCAGATTGTGGGCAGGTGCCCCGGGGACCGAAAGGCCCGGGAGAAGGGCGACAAGGGGCCCTCGGACACGGAGGCGGCGGATGAAATTAGTATGATGGGCCGCGTGGTCAAGGTGGAGAAGCAG gtgcAGTCCATCGAACACAAGCTGGACCTGCTTTTGGGCTTCTACTCGAGGTGCCTGCGCTCGGGcacctctgccagcctgggcACCGTGCAAGCGCCGCTGCTAGACCCCGACATCACCTCGGACTACCACAGCCCCGTGGACCACGAGGACATCTCCGTCTCCGCCCAGACGCTCAGCATCTCCCGCTCGGTCAGCACCAACATGGACTGA